In the genome of Staphylococcus durrellii, one region contains:
- a CDS encoding four-carbon acid sugar kinase family protein, protein MLNDKLINEQKNDEFHKNLNTFNYKIIVLDDDPTGTQTVKDLPVYTQWTETLLEDGFKQPNNMFYILTNSRALNEEETTALHKEISSNIEKISQRLNHPYLIISRGDSTLRGHFYLEPKILNDASVSGFDAVFYLPEFFEGNRFTYNGIHYLKENDAYMPVAASEFSNDTTFGFESERMADFIAEKSDGAVASNEVYHITLSQIRERDKTAIFHTFELLNNFDAVVVDALNDEDMDYFVACLTEFLAKHKKKFVFRTAASFVKAMCETPGEIINLKNYKQNNNGGIIVVGSHVKKTSDQLHHLLNNTDIKQLEFDVKKVTQPALSEYITDKITQAEQIINDGEDVVIYTSRDVIKTEDLTNNLSISTNISNSLVEIINGLQIQPKFIIAKGGITSSDVATKGLNIHKATVIGQVTKGVPVWLTGSEAKYPKMPYVIFPGNVGDVDTLTEVYKLNS, encoded by the coding sequence ATGTTAAATGATAAGTTGATTAACGAACAAAAAAATGACGAATTTCATAAAAATTTAAATACTTTCAATTATAAAATTATCGTATTAGATGATGACCCAACTGGTACTCAAACAGTCAAAGATTTACCGGTATATACACAATGGACTGAAACTTTATTAGAAGACGGTTTTAAGCAACCAAATAACATGTTTTATATTTTGACTAATTCACGTGCTTTAAATGAGGAAGAAACAACTGCTTTACATAAAGAAATAAGCAGTAATATTGAAAAAATATCACAACGATTAAATCACCCATACTTAATCATAAGCAGAGGCGATTCAACTTTAAGAGGACACTTTTATTTAGAACCAAAGATACTAAATGATGCTTCCGTTTCGGGATTTGATGCAGTATTTTATTTACCGGAATTTTTTGAGGGCAATCGTTTTACTTATAACGGTATTCATTATTTAAAAGAAAACGATGCGTATATGCCTGTTGCAGCAAGTGAATTTTCAAATGACACAACATTTGGGTTTGAGTCAGAGAGAATGGCAGATTTTATCGCTGAAAAGAGTGATGGAGCTGTGGCTTCCAACGAGGTTTACCACATTACTTTAAGCCAGATTAGAGAACGTGATAAAACAGCAATTTTCCATACGTTCGAGTTATTAAACAACTTCGATGCAGTCGTTGTAGATGCATTGAACGACGAAGATATGGACTACTTTGTGGCATGTTTAACAGAATTCTTAGCTAAACATAAGAAAAAGTTTGTGTTTAGAACTGCTGCTTCATTTGTTAAAGCAATGTGTGAAACACCAGGAGAGATTATTAACTTAAAAAATTATAAACAGAATAACAATGGGGGTATTATAGTCGTCGGCTCTCATGTAAAGAAAACGTCTGATCAATTGCACCATTTATTAAATAATACTGACATTAAGCAACTCGAATTTGATGTTAAAAAAGTGACGCAACCTGCATTAAGTGAATATATAACAGATAAAATCACGCAAGCAGAACAAATTATTAACGATGGGGAAGATGTCGTTATTTATACTTCTCGTGACGTTATAAAAACCGAAGATTTAACTAATAATTTAAGCATTTCAACGAATATATCTAATAGCTTGGTTGAAATTATTAATGGTTTACAGATACAGCCTAAATTTATTATTGCCAAGGGAGGCATTACTTCAAGTGATGTGGCTACTAAAGGGTTAAACATTCATAAAGCTACTGTTATTGGACAAGTAACTAAAGGTGTACCCGTTTGGTTAACAGGCAGTGAAGCGAAATATCCAAAAATGCCATATGTAATTTTCCCGGGAAATGTTGGAGATGTTGATACATTGACAGAAGTATACAAATTAAATAGCTAA
- a CDS encoding NAD(P)-binding domain-containing protein, whose amino-acid sequence MKIGFIGLGIMGKPMAKNLLKAQNIVLVNDVNKDTEQEMVKEGALAVSIADMAIEVDYLFLSLPNGAIVKSVLYSGEESILNQPQVNVKSVIDTSSLTPNESLEISKVLEEKSVSYIDAPVSGGEPLAITGELSIMVGCNESDFNDIKKVCEPIAQSVIRVGEVGSGSVVKLANQIIVNTNIAALSEAVVLAKKFNIDLEAMYQAIKGGLAGSTVMDAKFPKMIGEDYQPGGTLNINLKDLKNVSSTADTVGLTLPVANQIKEIYKSEVAQGNGLNDHSGIIKYFENINNM is encoded by the coding sequence ATGAAAATTGGATTTATTGGTTTAGGAATTATGGGCAAACCCATGGCCAAAAATTTACTTAAAGCACAAAATATAGTGCTAGTAAACGATGTAAATAAAGATACTGAACAAGAAATGGTAAAAGAAGGTGCACTAGCAGTTTCAATTGCTGATATGGCAATAGAAGTGGATTACTTGTTCTTATCTTTACCAAATGGAGCAATTGTGAAATCGGTATTATATAGCGGGGAAGAGTCGATATTGAATCAACCTCAAGTCAACGTAAAAAGTGTGATAGATACAAGTTCATTGACACCCAATGAATCTTTAGAAATTAGTAAAGTTCTGGAAGAAAAATCAGTTTCATATATTGATGCACCAGTTAGTGGTGGTGAACCATTAGCAATTACTGGTGAATTATCAATAATGGTAGGTTGTAATGAAAGTGATTTTAACGACATTAAAAAAGTATGTGAGCCAATAGCTCAATCAGTTATTCGCGTAGGAGAAGTTGGTTCTGGTAGTGTCGTTAAGTTAGCAAATCAAATTATTGTTAATACTAATATTGCTGCTCTATCAGAAGCAGTCGTATTAGCTAAAAAATTTAATATTGATTTAGAGGCTATGTATCAAGCTATTAAAGGTGGTTTAGCAGGGTCTACTGTTATGGATGCTAAATTTCCTAAAATGATTGGTGAAGATTACCAACCTGGCGGTACTTTAAATATTAATTTAAAGGATTTAAAAAATGTTTCATCTACTGCTGACACCGTTGGTTTAACATTACCAGTTGCAAACCAAATTAAAGAAATATACAAATCAGAAGTTGCTCAAGGCAATGGACTAAATGACCACTCTGGAATCATTAAATATTTTGAAAATATAAATAATATGTAG
- a CDS encoding GntR family transcriptional regulator: protein MHNNDELTLYQIIRNDIISGELKPAEKITEIKLAKKYNVSRTPVREVIKQLELEYFIKDSYIFIPTTEEYRNIFEMRILFETYALEKAGIIFTNTDLAELKSYTKIDIDSEDEERILEINDKFHQKIMSATNNPFILESYQKLKSFIYLFSKTVITKRRPGLIEEHDEIVEALSNRNIEEAISLLETHLKKDLEFSLYYLSFKN from the coding sequence ATGCATAACAATGATGAATTAACGCTGTATCAAATAATCAGAAATGACATTATTTCTGGAGAATTAAAACCCGCAGAAAAAATAACAGAAATTAAGTTAGCCAAAAAATATAACGTTAGTAGGACGCCTGTCAGAGAGGTCATTAAACAGTTAGAATTAGAATATTTTATTAAAGACTCTTATATTTTTATCCCAACTACAGAAGAATATAGAAATATATTTGAAATGCGTATTTTATTTGAAACATATGCATTAGAGAAGGCAGGAATCATTTTCACAAATACTGATTTAGCAGAATTGAAAAGCTATACGAAGATTGACATAGATAGCGAAGATGAAGAAAGAATTTTAGAAATTAATGACAAGTTTCATCAAAAAATAATGAGCGCTACTAACAACCCTTTTATATTAGAATCCTATCAAAAGCTAAAAAGTTTTATTTATTTGTTTAGCAAAACTGTCATTACTAAACGTCGCCCAGGATTAATAGAAGAACATGACGAAATCGTTGAGGCACTGAGCAATAGGAACATTGAAGAAGCAATATCCTTATTAGAGACACACCTCAAAAAAGACTTAGAATTTAGCCTTTACTATTTATCTTTTAAAAATTAA